The Fusarium keratoplasticum isolate Fu6.1 chromosome 8, whole genome shotgun sequence genome includes a region encoding these proteins:
- a CDS encoding Protein HRI1: MGSISVRKWIRWVPEEASEPTSTLVLTSPGRHFVDLRIYLPEGHQGPWTGQHDPLPLSRLEWGIAGISISTKRPDSTGKLASYSAFHQWISSRTLTPELFPDAGFMYPQPNDLTLEKGSMLNPDTGVEGEYEELWHDVDPTAVPGEGGVRILVVQLHDDEHRTRGSVVRLGRHMQGFVRVGDDVALERWEWDEGWKRTVKIGEIGLPCDKILKEENLSEGDVVDVGGKPWMVVEESGRRDTASKL; the protein is encoded by the exons ATGGGCAGCATCTCAGTACGCAAATGGATCCGCTGGGTCCCTGAGGAGGCTAGTGAGCCGACTTCCACCCTCGTCCTCACCTCTCCCGGGCGGCACTTTGTTGACCTGCGTATCTACCTACCGGAAGGCCACCAAGGGCCCTGGACCGGTCAGCATG ACCCCCTGCCATTGTCCCGCCTGGAATGGGGAATCGCCGGCATCTCAATCTCGACCAAGCGCCCCGACTCAACCGGCAAGCTGGCATCCTACTCAGCCTTCCACCAGTGGATCTCATCCCGCACCTTGACCCCAGAGCTCTTCCCCGACGCGGGCTTCATGTATCCCCAGCCCAACGACCTCACCCTCGAAAAGGGCTCCATGCTCAACCCCGACACGGGCGTCGAAGGCGAGTACGAGGAGCTCTGGCATGACGTCGACCCCACTGCCGTCCCCGGTGAGGGCGGTGTGAGGATTCTGGTGGTCCAGCTGCATGACGACGAGCACCGCACGAGGGGCTCGGTTGTGAGGCTGGGAAGGCATATGCAGGGTTTTGTGAGGGTTGGGGATGATGTTGCGCTGGAGAGGTGGGAGTGGGATGAGGGGTGGAAGAGGACAGTGAAGATCGGAGAGATTGGGCTGCCGTGTGATAAGAtcttgaaggaggagaaccTGAGCGAgggtgatgttgttgatgtagGAGGAAAACCGTGGAtggttgtcgaggagagcGGGAGACGCGATACTGCCTCGAAGCTGTGA
- a CDS encoding Amb-all domain-containing protein, producing MKSYALLSLLPAVLACANPKTNECAKAVAANGSSFCSSVSETAELPSWASACSKKNLAKECECQFAAGGDSAPAPASEAAEEPVQTQAPAATTLATVVAPSAVASSAPVEEEPVEVPASSAAGNSPATSAAASQPSSPAGGEATEGSSCGAAAVDELVGYGDGTTGGGSGEGVTVTSCADLTSAVANGGVIKIDGQLSGCDIIRLEGDTTILGVGSGSGLVGGGFRMKDVSNVILRNLKMSNPPEGKDLIDIESSTYVWVDHCDLSAEGITGDKDHYDGLCDAKRGSDFITISWTKFSDHWKASLIGHSDNAGADDTGKLHVTYHHNYWSNINSRAPSVRFGTAHIYSSCYEDVPTSGVNSRMGAQVLVEQNSFNNVQRAIVTNLDSKEEGFASNKNNIFTNSDTQITQEKEFTPPYSYTTDPASCICELVKAKAGTGVVA from the exons ATGAAGTCTTAcgcccttctttctctcctcccGGCCGTCCTGGCCTGCGCCAACCCCAAGACCAACGAGTGCGCCAAGGCCGTCGCCGCCAATGGCTCGTCGTTCTGCTCTTCCGTGAGCGAGACCGCCGAGCTCCCCTCGTGGGCTTCTGCCTGCAGCAAGAAgaacctggccaaggagtGCGAGTGCCAGTTTGCCGCCGGCGGCGACtctgctcccgctcccgcctccgaggctgctgaggagccTGTCCAGACTCAGGCCCCTGCTGCTACTACACTTGCTACTGTTGTTGCTCCTTCGGCTGTTGCTTCCAGCGCTcctgttgaggaggagcctgTTGAGGTTCCCGCCTCTTCCGCTGCTGGAAACTCTCCTGCTacttctgctgctgcttcgcAGCCTTCCTCACCCGCCGGTGGTGAGGCTACTGAGGGTAGTAGTtgtggtgctgctgctgttgatgagctcgtTGGCTACGGTGATGGAACTACCGGTGGTGGCAGCGGAGAGGGTGTCACTGTCACTTCTTGCGCAGACCTCACCTCGGCTGTTGCCAACGGCGGTGTCATCAAGATCGATGGCCAACTGTCTGGCTGCGACATCATCCGTCTTGAGGGCGACACCACCATCCTCGGTGTTGGCTCCGGCTCTG GTCTCGTCGGTGGTGGTTTCCGCATGAAGGACGTGTCCAACGTCATCCTCCGCAACCTCAAGATGAGCAACCCTcccgagggcaaggatcTGATCGACATTGAGAGCTCTACCTACGTCTGGGTCGACCACTGCGACCTCTCGGCCGAGGGCATCACCGGCGACAAGGACCACTACGACGGTCTCTGCGACGCCAAGCGCGGCTCcgacttcatcaccatcagcTGGACCAAGTTCTCCGACCACTGGAAGGCCAGCCTGATCGGCCACAGCGACAACGCCGGCGCTGACGACACTGGCAAGCTCCACGTCACCTACCACCACAACTACTGGTCCAACATCAACTCGCGTGCTCCCTCTGTGCGCTTCGGTACTGCCCACATCTACAGCAGCTGCTACGAGGACGTTCCCACCTCTGGTGTCAACTCCCGCATGGGCGCCCAGGTGCTCGTCGAGCAGAACTCGTTCAACAACGTCCAGCGCGCCATCgtcaccaacctcgacagcaaggaggagggttTCGCCtccaacaagaacaacatcTTCACCAACAGCGACACCCAAATCACCCAGGAGAAGGAGTTTACTCCTCCCTACAGCTACAC CACCGACCCTGCCAGCTGCATTTgcgagctcgtcaaggccaaggccggtACTGGAGTTGTCGCTTAG